The Thalassotalea sp. HSM 43 genome window below encodes:
- the galU gene encoding UTP--glucose-1-phosphate uridylyltransferase GalU, producing the protein MSVTQPFSSIKKAVIPVAGLGTRMLPATKAIPKEMLPVVDKPLIQYIVNECIAAGIKEIVLVTHSSKNAIENHFDKQFELETTLEKRVKRQLLDEVQAICPKDVTIMHVRQGEAKGLGHAVLKARPIVGEEPFVVVLPDVLIDDVASDPKTENLAAMLSKFKDTGASQIMVEPVPQELVSSYGVVDCGGEDIEPGQSHAMTAIVEKPALEDAPSNLAVVGRYVLSKEIWSLLEFTPPGAGDEIQLTDAIASLMKVEPVEAFHMTGKSHDCGSKIGYMKANVVYGLRHPEVNGEFEQFLRDILE; encoded by the coding sequence TTGTCTGTAACTCAGCCATTCTCATCTATTAAAAAAGCCGTTATTCCTGTTGCTGGCCTTGGTACCCGCATGTTACCAGCGACTAAAGCCATTCCCAAAGAAATGCTACCTGTGGTTGATAAACCGCTAATTCAATACATCGTTAACGAGTGTATCGCCGCCGGGATCAAAGAAATCGTATTAGTGACGCATTCCTCTAAAAACGCTATCGAAAACCACTTTGATAAACAGTTTGAATTAGAAACCACCCTTGAGAAGCGGGTAAAACGTCAGTTATTGGATGAAGTGCAGGCAATTTGCCCAAAAGATGTCACCATTATGCATGTACGCCAAGGGGAAGCCAAAGGCCTTGGTCATGCGGTATTAAAAGCGCGCCCAATTGTTGGTGAAGAGCCATTTGTGGTTGTCTTACCCGATGTGTTAATTGATGACGTAGCCAGCGATCCAAAAACAGAAAACTTAGCCGCCATGCTGAGTAAATTTAAAGACACAGGCGCCAGTCAGATTATGGTAGAGCCAGTACCACAAGAATTGGTAAGCAGCTATGGTGTGGTAGATTGTGGTGGCGAAGACATCGAGCCGGGGCAATCACATGCGATGACTGCAATTGTAGAAAAGCCAGCATTAGAAGATGCACCATCGAATTTAGCCGTCGTTGGGCGCTATGTGTTGTCAAAAGAGATCTGGTCGTTATTGGAATTTACCCCACCAGGCGCTGGTGATGAAATTCAATTAACCGATGCCATTGCCAGTTTGATGAAAGTCGAGCCAGTAGAAGCGTTTCATATGACCGGTAAGTCGCACGATTGTGGCTCAAAAATTGGCTACATGAAAGCCAATGTGGTTTATGGCTTACGCCACCCTGAAGTGAATGGCGAGTTTGAGCAATTCTTACGAGATATCCTCGAATAG
- a CDS encoding transposase — protein MPRKPRHYLANVPHYILLSGHNKQAIFFNEQDYQQFCQYLSMMMRKYHIAIHAYTLLDNQVHLLLSASDEEAIPRAIQYLNSCYVKYVNRCYERSGTLFQGRHKASIVDPDGYLIACMAYIETLYGRTCSEANDAHTYPYCSYSANGCLEQEQEQQPSIEPQIAELIAEIITPHPNYLRLGTDKLNRQQYYQQLCIDEVDEPTIKFIEDNLKINFPIASPYFIRNLSFETQLLFSHSKRGRPRKQKKSLFGFMLSARNPLL, from the coding sequence ATGCCCAGAAAACCGAGACATTATCTAGCCAATGTGCCGCATTATATTTTGCTGTCAGGTCATAACAAGCAGGCGATATTTTTTAACGAGCAAGACTATCAACAATTTTGTCAGTATTTGAGTATGATGATGCGCAAATACCACATCGCCATTCATGCCTACACTTTACTCGATAATCAGGTGCATTTATTACTTAGCGCCAGTGATGAAGAAGCGATACCGCGGGCGATTCAATACCTCAATAGCTGTTATGTAAAATACGTTAACCGCTGCTATGAGCGCAGTGGTACCTTGTTTCAAGGGCGACACAAAGCCAGTATCGTTGACCCAGATGGCTACCTAATCGCCTGTATGGCGTATATCGAGACTCTTTATGGTCGTACTTGCTCAGAGGCAAACGATGCTCATACTTACCCTTATTGCAGTTACAGTGCCAACGGCTGCCTAGAGCAAGAGCAAGAGCAACAACCTAGCATAGAGCCACAAATCGCAGAGCTTATTGCCGAAATCATCACACCGCACCCAAATTACCTGCGTCTGGGCACTGATAAACTCAATCGACAACAATATTATCAGCAGTTATGTATCGACGAAGTTGATGAACCAACCATTAAGTTTATCGAAGACAATCTGAAGATTAACTTCCCGATTGCTAGCCCATATTTTATTCGCAACCTGAGCTTTGAAACCCAATTGTTGTTTTCACATAGCAAACGAGGTCGACCACGAAAACAGAAAAAGTCACTGTTTGGTTTTATGTTAAGCGCCAGAAACCCGCTTTTATAG
- a CDS encoding HlyD family efflux transporter periplasmic adaptor subunit produces MMVDNTPKRLTPNAQPSQNNVARNEPKDSSSARDSGLFRRQVVDKTLSLDGEIIVKQPIGFTLLTILFALLLLTLVMFLISQEYTRKTRVYGYLQPTQGLVESFAEHAGTVSHVTVKEGDKVNAGDVLFVVEQKRLSAQAIGVSSGGISNGSANEVLQDANIGQIEAIQNQISQLDAERNNQQQRYKTSKQSLHIKQQQTASLRGTIDKQYSALQQRITLAQRQFQNGKQLLAQGHIADEQVVRLQQSVLLLQQQAYELEQLQLQTDSEQQQASQQLQQLEYQHASDVHALLQQQQQLQRQLSNAKFQYQYTVVAQISGQVTNLKYKVGQSVVAGSSLLTIVPENSQMEAVLLVPTRGFGFINQGQVAKLKYQAFPYQQFGSYQGRVRKLGNAVLTKADSHMPIAINEPVYKVTVALESQSVQAYGKAITLSPGMLLQADIEVDKRSLLDWLLEPIYSLKGRI; encoded by the coding sequence ATGATGGTCGACAACACGCCAAAGCGCTTAACGCCGAACGCGCAACCCTCTCAAAATAATGTTGCACGAAACGAACCTAAAGATTCTAGTAGCGCTCGTGACTCTGGCTTATTTCGTCGACAAGTTGTTGATAAAACCCTATCGCTTGATGGCGAGATCATCGTCAAACAACCCATTGGCTTTACCTTACTGACAATATTGTTTGCTTTGTTGTTATTAACCTTAGTGATGTTTTTAATAAGCCAGGAATATACTCGCAAGACCCGTGTCTATGGTTATCTGCAGCCGACACAGGGCTTGGTAGAAAGTTTTGCTGAGCATGCTGGCACCGTCAGTCACGTCACGGTAAAAGAGGGAGACAAGGTTAACGCCGGCGATGTGTTATTTGTTGTTGAGCAAAAACGCTTGAGCGCGCAAGCTATTGGCGTTAGCAGTGGCGGTATTAGCAATGGCAGTGCAAATGAGGTATTGCAAGATGCCAACATTGGTCAGATAGAAGCAATACAAAACCAAATTAGCCAACTTGATGCCGAACGGAATAATCAACAGCAACGTTATAAAACATCTAAGCAAAGCTTGCACATAAAGCAACAACAAACGGCAAGCTTACGCGGCACTATCGACAAACAATACTCGGCATTACAGCAGCGTATTACCTTGGCGCAACGACAATTTCAAAACGGCAAACAATTGTTGGCGCAAGGTCACATTGCCGATGAGCAAGTGGTTCGCTTACAGCAAAGTGTTTTATTATTGCAGCAACAGGCGTACGAGTTAGAGCAATTGCAGTTACAGACCGACTCCGAACAGCAACAAGCGTCTCAGCAATTACAGCAACTTGAGTATCAGCATGCCTCAGATGTTCATGCGCTTTTACAACAGCAGCAACAACTGCAGCGCCAACTCAGTAATGCCAAATTTCAATATCAGTATACTGTGGTCGCCCAAATTAGTGGCCAAGTGACCAACCTTAAATACAAGGTAGGGCAAAGCGTCGTTGCAGGCAGCTCATTGCTAACCATTGTCCCTGAAAACTCGCAAATGGAAGCGGTATTATTGGTACCAACCCGTGGTTTCGGTTTTATCAATCAAGGGCAGGTCGCCAAGCTCAAGTATCAAGCCTTCCCGTACCAACAGTTCGGCAGCTATCAAGGCAGGGTGCGTAAACTTGGCAATGCCGTACTAACCAAAGCAGATAGCCATATGCCAATAGCAATTAATGAGCCGGTTTATAAAGTCACCGTTGCTCTTGAGTCGCAATCGGTACAAGCCTACGGTAAGGCGATAACACTGTCGCCCGGTATGTTGCTGCAAGCGGATATTGAAGTAGATAAACGTTCCTTATTGGATTGGCTTTTAGAGCCTATATATAGCCTTAAAGGGCGCATCTGA
- a CDS encoding peptidase domain-containing ABC transporter — MSSESAIPNHENSHKNQQQNQQQKQQQKQRENQHLNKAGVFNAGLEFFRGQKLPVILQTEASECALACLAMVASFHGFKTDLAYLRHQFAISSRGATLAHVIDIADGIKLNSRPLKLALSDLTKLTTPCILHWDLNHFVVLKSCKGKRIVIHDPALGEKTLSLSECGEHFTGVAVELIPNEGFVKARAKQSLRISDFARHIVGLWPTAFKVLALSVMLQLFAIATPYYLQLVIDDVVVNGDSDLLMILALGFALLALFELVSKALRSFVILHCSNVLNLQMASQLCHHLLRLPLAFFQRRHMGDIVSRFGSMDSVRQLLSNGLVEAIVDGLMVIVVLVMMCLYSVKLTMIVMVAVSVYAIMRSLCYKPLKQLNEQQLVAGAKQQSRFMENVRAIETIKHRQCEHQRQQVWQQSLVKQINLSIKLGKLRIHFNWLHDVIFAAENLLVIYIAATLVMAGDLSIGMLTAFIAYKRQLISKLINLIERLIDMKMLTLHLSRIADIALTDKEPHFDNQNPVNAVNAVSSVNVVMHPPMRPINPVNPVNPVKDTSPINPTSSSSTLKTQAAILRIEDLAFRYHDKEPWLFKNVSFSVTPGQVVAIIGASGSGKTSLLKVLMGLQAATQGRVCFYEHEINQYGLGQYRRKLSAVLQDDQLISGSLIDNISFFAEQVDRQKLANVIEQAQLSQDIKSMPMGVNSLIGEMGSNLSGGQKQRLLLARALYQQPEILFLDEATSHLDSNNEFYVNQAINALSMTRIIVAHRLETIMQADVILQLTTSGVIDCTDKVKSQYAAARRG, encoded by the coding sequence ATGTCGAGTGAAAGCGCAATACCTAATCATGAAAATAGTCATAAAAATCAGCAGCAAAATCAGCAGCAAAAGCAGCAGCAAAAGCAGCGCGAAAACCAGCACTTAAACAAGGCCGGCGTGTTTAACGCGGGGCTAGAGTTTTTTAGAGGTCAGAAATTACCGGTTATTTTGCAAACCGAGGCGAGCGAGTGCGCATTAGCCTGTCTTGCCATGGTTGCCAGCTTTCATGGTTTTAAAACAGATTTAGCTTATTTGCGACACCAGTTTGCGATTTCCAGTCGCGGTGCCACATTAGCTCATGTCATCGATATCGCTGATGGCATTAAATTGAACAGCCGCCCATTAAAGTTGGCGTTATCGGATCTAACCAAGCTAACCACACCGTGTATATTGCACTGGGATCTAAACCACTTTGTAGTGCTCAAATCATGCAAAGGTAAAAGGATAGTAATTCACGATCCTGCGCTGGGTGAAAAAACATTGTCGTTAAGCGAATGTGGTGAGCACTTTACCGGTGTCGCGGTTGAGCTTATCCCTAACGAAGGCTTTGTTAAAGCAAGAGCAAAGCAATCACTGCGCATCAGCGACTTTGCTCGACACATCGTTGGCTTATGGCCAACGGCGTTTAAGGTATTAGCGCTTAGTGTGATGCTGCAACTGTTCGCGATTGCCACACCTTACTATTTGCAGTTAGTCATCGATGATGTGGTGGTGAATGGCGATAGTGACTTACTGATGATCCTCGCACTAGGCTTTGCTTTGTTGGCACTGTTTGAATTGGTCAGCAAAGCGTTACGCTCTTTTGTTATCTTACATTGTTCAAATGTGCTGAACCTACAGATGGCCAGTCAGCTATGCCATCACTTGTTACGATTACCGTTGGCCTTTTTTCAACGACGGCACATGGGCGATATTGTTTCGCGGTTCGGTTCGATGGACTCGGTACGGCAATTACTCAGTAATGGTTTAGTAGAAGCCATCGTTGATGGATTAATGGTAATTGTCGTGCTGGTGATGATGTGTCTGTATAGCGTCAAGCTAACCATGATCGTGATGGTTGCGGTCAGCGTGTATGCCATTATGCGCAGTCTTTGCTATAAACCACTCAAACAACTTAACGAACAACAGTTGGTTGCAGGAGCCAAACAACAAAGCCGTTTTATGGAAAACGTACGCGCCATTGAAACCATAAAGCACAGACAATGTGAGCATCAACGCCAACAGGTGTGGCAGCAAAGTTTGGTAAAACAAATCAACTTATCCATAAAGCTGGGCAAGCTGCGCATTCATTTTAATTGGCTGCATGATGTCATCTTTGCCGCGGAAAATTTGTTGGTTATCTATATAGCGGCGACCTTGGTTATGGCAGGCGATCTTAGCATCGGTATGTTGACCGCATTTATTGCCTATAAACGACAATTGATCAGCAAACTTATCAATCTCATTGAACGACTTATTGATATGAAAATGCTGACTCTGCATTTATCACGCATAGCCGATATTGCGCTAACAGATAAAGAGCCTCACTTTGATAATCAAAACCCAGTTAATGCAGTTAATGCCGTTAGTTCAGTTAATGTGGTAATGCATCCGCCTATGCGACCAATCAATCCAGTCAATCCAGTCAATCCAGTCAAAGATACAAGCCCAATCAATCCAACCAGCTCAAGCAGCACGCTTAAAACTCAGGCAGCGATATTGCGTATCGAGGATCTCGCTTTTCGTTATCATGATAAAGAGCCGTGGTTATTTAAGAACGTGTCGTTTTCGGTAACGCCAGGGCAAGTGGTGGCAATTATTGGCGCATCAGGCTCGGGTAAAACCTCGCTGCTAAAAGTTCTGATGGGGTTGCAAGCGGCAACACAGGGGAGGGTGTGTTTTTATGAGCATGAGATCAATCAATATGGTCTAGGCCAATATCGGCGTAAGCTTTCTGCCGTCTTGCAAGATGACCAGTTGATCAGCGGCAGTCTTATCGACAACATCAGTTTCTTTGCCGAACAAGTTGATAGACAAAAACTGGCCAATGTCATAGAGCAGGCGCAATTGAGTCAAGATATCAAAAGCATGCCGATGGGGGTAAACAGTTTGATTGGTGAAATGGGCAGCAACTTATCCGGAGGGCAAAAACAGCGGTTATTATTGGCCAGAGCTTTGTACCAACAGCCTGAGATATTGTTTTTGGATGAAGCCACCTCACACCTTGATAGCAATAATGAATTTTATGTAAATCAGGCGATTAACGCATTATCGATGACCCGAATTATTGTTGCGCATCGATTAGAAACCATAATGCAAGCCGATGTGATTTTGCAGTTAACAACCAGTGGCGTGATCGATTGTACAGACAAAGTGAAGTCTCAATATGCAGCAGCGAGGCGCGGTTAA
- a CDS encoding MBL fold metallo-hydrolase RNA specificity domain-containing protein has translation MSMDIHFDHHGAVEGVTGSCHQLTATLGKHQLSYLVDCGLFQGAEIQQKQNKSRQANTNSDDILPGHLAIEFNVDNIDALIVTHCHIDHVGRIPYLLAAGFKGAIFCSTASATLLPLVLKDALKVGAISNQRLIDKVMQRLNEQIVAVDYGQRVELPGSNETLTARLTMQPAGHILGSAYAEIQCCGRPLQTEQSENSTTQPLQPMQQTIVFSGDLGASNTPLLPEPRSPKTCDTLIIESTYGDKNHQGRAHRRSTLENVLRKALADNGMVLIPAFSIGRTQELMYEIEDILHRNHQQLNADKQLGNRKDDALAQLLDRIDIIVDSPLAAKFTEHYRGLKQLWDDEAKHKVDSGRHPLSFEQLSTIIDHQQHIQTIDYLQKTQKPAIVIAASGMCTGGRILNYMKAFLSDAKTDVLFVGYQAKGTLGRRLQQLVQHQNRQKNLKHRTVDIDGEQINVNAVIHSLSGYSAHADQNDLLNFIQGIKPSPKQIRIVHGDTDAKAILADKLQTLLPTSQIVIPNQ, from the coding sequence ATGAGTATGGATATTCACTTTGATCATCATGGCGCTGTCGAAGGTGTCACAGGCTCTTGCCATCAGCTCACCGCGACCTTGGGAAAACATCAGCTGTCCTACTTGGTCGATTGCGGCCTTTTTCAAGGCGCTGAAATCCAACAGAAACAAAATAAATCACGCCAAGCCAATACAAATTCCGATGATATTTTGCCAGGCCACTTAGCAATAGAATTTAACGTTGATAACATTGACGCCCTAATAGTGACCCATTGCCATATCGACCACGTTGGCCGAATACCCTATTTATTAGCCGCCGGTTTTAAAGGCGCTATTTTCTGCTCTACCGCCAGCGCCACACTGCTGCCCTTGGTGTTAAAAGATGCGCTAAAAGTTGGCGCAATTTCAAATCAACGCTTAATTGATAAAGTCATGCAACGGCTTAATGAGCAAATCGTTGCGGTAGATTATGGCCAACGTGTTGAATTACCCGGTAGCAACGAAACACTAACGGCACGATTAACCATGCAACCTGCTGGTCATATATTGGGATCAGCCTATGCTGAAATTCAATGCTGTGGTCGGCCATTACAAACTGAGCAGTCTGAGAATTCAACAACACAACCGCTACAGCCGATGCAGCAAACCATCGTTTTCTCTGGTGATTTAGGCGCTAGCAATACGCCGTTATTGCCTGAGCCAAGATCACCTAAAACCTGTGATACTTTGATCATTGAATCGACATACGGCGATAAAAACCATCAAGGTAGAGCGCATCGCCGCAGCACCTTAGAAAACGTATTACGCAAGGCGCTAGCCGATAACGGCATGGTACTTATTCCAGCGTTCAGCATTGGTCGCACGCAAGAATTAATGTACGAGATTGAAGACATATTGCATCGCAATCATCAGCAGTTAAACGCTGACAAACAGCTCGGCAATCGCAAAGATGACGCCTTGGCACAATTACTTGATCGCATTGATATCATCGTTGACTCGCCTTTAGCGGCAAAATTTACTGAGCATTATCGAGGCTTGAAACAGCTTTGGGATGATGAAGCAAAACACAAAGTAGATAGCGGTAGGCACCCACTGTCATTTGAGCAACTAAGCACCATTATTGACCATCAACAGCATATCCAAACCATTGATTATTTGCAAAAAACACAAAAGCCAGCCATCGTCATTGCCGCATCGGGCATGTGCACCGGCGGCCGTATCCTCAATTATATGAAGGCATTTTTATCTGATGCTAAAACCGATGTGTTGTTTGTCGGCTATCAAGCAAAAGGCACCTTAGGTAGACGGTTGCAACAATTAGTTCAACACCAAAATAGGCAAAAAAACTTAAAACATCGCACAGTTGATATTGATGGCGAGCAAATAAACGTGAATGCCGTCATCCATTCATTAAGTGGTTACAGCGCTCATGCGGATCAAAACGATTTGCTCAATTTCATTCAAGGTATAAAGCCGTCACCCAAGCAAATTCGAATTGTCCATGGCGACACAGATGCAAAGGCAATTTTAGCGGATAAATTGCAAACCTTATTGCCAACATCACAAATCGTCATACCAAACCAATAA
- a CDS encoding universal stress protein: MKNSILVISDQQEQNYTAIKQAAELAKAYDCDLHIVNFCYEYLRGVADVEQAKTQIVQRLHELNAHKLVNTLQGLCDYEFETIWAKNIAVWVNEYVAQFNPFMVVKTGHRSEALLYTPSDWHLLREVKAPVMIACDHKWHKARHVLACIDLDTELEDKKRLNKKVLENASIMAKHIGAELHAVYAIGYPSILATVGLLDKKEIVAERQLELADRLALLRSNYDIKQENLHIKAGDISKVITSVAADCKASMVVVGTVGRTGLEQKLIGNTAERIMHLCKTDLLALKP, from the coding sequence ATGAAAAACAGCATTCTAGTAATCTCTGACCAACAAGAACAAAATTATACCGCCATTAAACAAGCCGCTGAATTGGCTAAGGCGTATGATTGTGATCTGCACATCGTCAACTTTTGTTATGAGTACTTACGCGGTGTTGCCGACGTCGAGCAAGCCAAAACCCAAATAGTACAGCGATTGCATGAGCTTAATGCCCACAAACTGGTCAATACTTTACAAGGTTTGTGTGACTACGAATTTGAAACCATTTGGGCAAAAAACATCGCTGTATGGGTCAACGAATACGTTGCACAATTTAACCCCTTTATGGTGGTAAAAACAGGTCACCGCAGCGAAGCTCTGTTATATACTCCAAGTGATTGGCACTTGCTCAGAGAAGTCAAAGCGCCGGTGATGATTGCATGCGATCACAAATGGCACAAGGCTCGCCATGTATTAGCCTGTATCGATCTAGATACCGAGCTGGAAGACAAAAAACGGCTCAATAAAAAGGTGCTAGAAAACGCCAGTATTATGGCCAAACATATCGGCGCAGAGTTGCACGCTGTTTACGCGATTGGCTATCCAAGCATACTTGCAACGGTAGGTTTATTGGATAAAAAAGAAATCGTTGCCGAACGCCAACTAGAGCTTGCCGACCGCCTCGCCTTGCTGCGCAGCAACTATGACATCAAACAAGAAAACCTGCACATCAAAGCCGGTGACATCAGCAAAGTGATTACCTCTGTCGCTGCCGATTGCAAAGCCTCTATGGTTGTTGTTGGCACTGTTGGCAGAACAGGACTTGAGCAAAAGCTTATCGGCAATACCGCTGAACGCATTATGCACCTGTGTAAAACTGACTTGTTGGCGTTAAAGCCTTAG
- a CDS encoding universal stress protein — protein sequence MDKILVIADPDFEQTTAIEQADNIAKAMGANLHVVYFYYEDLRGLGAKGSALRDSLLSRLEDKANDQLAEICDNNQYTYEVVWQKHIANWVNKYVDQHDVAMVVKTGHRSESMFYTPTDWHLLRETQAPVLIVSEEQWHKTHDILACVDLQTQLPDKQQLNHDILLQACELAQMLDVNVQVLYTPLFSTFLRDLGIQYKDEVEAHAKDTLMNAIGELSAKYNIPGEHFHVHAGKPELVIPSTAGELHCQIVVLGTVGRKGLKQKLLGNTAEQILSRLKTNVLALKP from the coding sequence ATGGATAAAATACTGGTCATCGCCGACCCAGATTTTGAACAGACCACGGCCATCGAGCAGGCAGATAATATCGCCAAAGCGATGGGCGCTAATTTGCACGTCGTATATTTCTATTATGAAGATTTACGAGGCCTTGGAGCCAAGGGTTCAGCCCTTAGAGACAGCCTGTTATCGCGATTAGAAGACAAAGCCAATGATCAGCTGGCTGAGATCTGCGACAACAATCAATATACCTACGAAGTCGTCTGGCAAAAACACATTGCCAACTGGGTAAATAAATACGTCGACCAACACGACGTTGCTATGGTGGTTAAAACAGGTCATCGCAGCGAGTCAATGTTCTACACCCCTACCGATTGGCATTTGCTGAGAGAAACACAAGCGCCTGTGCTTATTGTTAGTGAGGAGCAATGGCATAAAACTCATGACATATTGGCTTGTGTTGATTTACAAACTCAATTACCAGACAAGCAACAGCTGAATCACGATATTTTGCTGCAAGCATGCGAGTTAGCGCAAATGCTCGACGTGAATGTGCAGGTATTATACACACCGTTGTTCTCCACGTTTTTGCGCGATTTAGGCATTCAGTATAAAGATGAAGTGGAAGCTCATGCAAAAGACACATTAATGAACGCCATTGGTGAATTATCGGCAAAATATAATATTCCTGGTGAGCATTTTCACGTTCATGCAGGTAAGCCAGAATTGGTGATCCCATCAACCGCCGGTGAACTGCATTGCCAGATCGTCGTGTTAGGTACCGTTGGCAGGAAAGGCTTAAAACAAAAGCTACTGGGCAATACCGCAGAACAAATATTAAGCCGCTTAAAGACCAACGTACTGGCATTAAAACCTTAA